In bacterium, the following are encoded in one genomic region:
- a CDS encoding nucleotide exchange factor GrpE produces MATIEVPQEGELEKLIKEKEEYLNGWKRAKADLINYQKDESVRAQEFMKIANTAILLDLIPILDSFDLAMAASQSDKSAAVIKSQFEEVLKRYGVEKISIELGKPLDTKSQESVGEMESSHPPGSVAEEVSKGYVMNGRVIRPAKVKVAK; encoded by the coding sequence ATGGCTACTATAGAGGTTCCCCAAGAAGGAGAATTAGAAAAATTAATCAAAGAAAAAGAGGAGTACTTGAATGGCTGGAAAAGAGCAAAGGCTGACCTGATAAATTATCAAAAGGATGAATCTGTGCGGGCCCAGGAATTTATGAAGATTGCCAATACGGCCATACTCCTTGATTTGATACCAATTTTAGACAGCTTCGATCTCGCAATGGCCGCTTCCCAATCTGATAAAAGCGCCGCGGTAATAAAATCTCAATTTGAGGAAGTTTTAAAAAGATATGGAGTAGAGAAAATATCTATTGAGCTTGGAAAGCCATTGGATACCAAAAGCCAGGAATCGGTAGGGGAGATGGAATCTAGTCACCCGCCGGGATCGGTAGCAGAGGAGGTAAGTAAGGGGTATGTAATGAATGGGAGGGTGATTCGTCCGGCAAAGGTTAAGGTCGCAAAATAA
- the dnaK gene encoding molecular chaperone DnaK, protein MGKIIGIDLGTTYSEIAITEAGIPKILENAEGMRTTPSMVAVNKTNERLAGLLAKRQAITNPKNTIFSVKRLIGRKFSDAEVQNDKKWLPYEIKESATGGVEVKMGEDWYKPEEISAMVLAKLKADAEAKLGEKIDGAVITVPAYFDDSQRQATKNAGEIAGFKVERILNEPTAAALAYGLNKKKDEKIVVYDFGGGTFDVSVLEVGEDNGQITVEVKATGGDTHLGGDDFDKRIIEYLVNEYKKLEGVDLSKDALAIQRLKEAAERAKHELSVSFETEINLPYVTSDASGPRHFLMKFSRTKLEELVRGLIDTSISILDKTIKEAGYTTANINEIVLVGGQTRMPAMQEAVKKYFGREPHKELNPDEVVALGAAVQAENLSAKAEGRTSEGSVKDILLLDVTPLSLGIETLGGVFTKLIDKNTTVPTTKAQVFSTAADNQPSVEIHVLQGEREIASGNKTLARFMLDGIPPAPRGTPQVEVSFDIDANGIVSVSAKDKASGKTQTVRIEANTSLSKEEIEKLKAEAVQYAAEDRQKKELAEAKNNAEHLIYASEKALKDGGEKVPADVKEAITKKIEAVKAVKDGQDAAMIKTASDALSVEIQKIGQAMYGNPPKEPEAK, encoded by the coding sequence ATGGGGAAAATAATCGGCATAGATTTAGGCACTACCTATTCTGAAATAGCGATTACGGAAGCAGGTATACCGAAAATTCTAGAAAACGCGGAAGGTATGCGCACCACGCCTTCAATGGTCGCGGTGAATAAAACTAATGAGCGATTGGCCGGACTTTTGGCTAAGCGGCAGGCGATTACTAACCCAAAGAACACTATTTTTTCGGTAAAGCGTTTAATCGGCCGGAAATTTAGTGACGCAGAAGTTCAGAACGATAAAAAATGGTTGCCTTATGAAATAAAGGAATCGGCAACTGGAGGCGTTGAGGTGAAGATGGGTGAAGATTGGTATAAGCCGGAAGAAATTTCCGCTATGGTTTTAGCTAAATTGAAAGCTGACGCTGAAGCAAAACTGGGAGAAAAAATAGATGGAGCGGTTATTACCGTACCTGCATATTTTGATGACAGCCAACGTCAGGCCACTAAAAACGCCGGTGAAATTGCCGGTTTTAAAGTAGAAAGAATCCTCAATGAGCCAACTGCGGCGGCGCTTGCGTATGGTTTGAATAAAAAGAAAGACGAAAAGATTGTTGTCTATGATTTTGGTGGAGGAACTTTTGACGTATCTGTGCTGGAAGTAGGGGAGGATAATGGCCAGATTACTGTAGAAGTTAAGGCCACCGGCGGAGATACCCACCTTGGAGGTGATGACTTTGATAAGAGAATTATTGAGTATTTAGTTAATGAATATAAAAAGCTTGAAGGAGTGGATCTTTCTAAAGATGCGCTCGCCATTCAGCGCTTAAAAGAAGCGGCGGAGCGCGCCAAGCATGAGCTATCGGTATCTTTTGAGACTGAAATAAATTTACCCTACGTTACCTCTGATGCTTCCGGACCGCGTCATTTCCTGATGAAATTTAGCCGAACCAAACTCGAAGAGTTAGTGAGAGGATTAATTGATACTTCAATTTCAATTCTGGATAAAACCATTAAGGAGGCGGGGTATACTACGGCCAATATAAACGAGATAGTGCTGGTTGGCGGCCAGACTAGAATGCCCGCAATGCAGGAGGCAGTGAAAAAGTACTTTGGCCGTGAGCCGCATAAAGAATTAAATCCTGACGAAGTAGTGGCGCTTGGCGCTGCGGTGCAGGCGGAAAATCTATCTGCGAAAGCTGAAGGCCGGACTTCTGAAGGCTCCGTGAAAGACATTCTTTTGCTCGACGTTACACCACTTTCTCTTGGTATTGAAACGCTCGGCGGAGTTTTCACTAAACTTATTGATAAAAACACTACCGTTCCAACCACTAAAGCGCAGGTATTCTCTACCGCTGCGGATAATCAGCCATCCGTGGAAATTCACGTTTTGCAGGGAGAGCGCGAAATCGCTTCGGGAAATAAAACCTTGGCCAGATTTATGCTGGATGGAATCCCTCCGGCTCCTCGAGGAACCCCGCAGGTTGAAGTTAGCTTTGACATTGACGCTAATGGAATCGTGAGTGTTTCTGCAAAAGACAAAGCTAGCGGTAAAACCCAAACTGTTCGTATTGAAGCGAATACCAGCTTATCCAAAGAGGAAATCGAAAAACTGAAGGCGGAGGCGGTGCAATATGCCGCTGAAGACCGGCAGAAAAAAGAATTAGCAGAAGCAAAAAATAATGCGGAGCATCTGATTTATGCTTCGGAAAAGGCTCTTAAAGACGGCGGCGAAAAAGTTCCGGCAGATGTTAAAGAGGCAATCACTAAAAAAATTGAGGCTGTGAAAGCGGTCAAAGATGGGCAGGATGCCGCTATGATCAAAACTGCTTCCGATGCTCTTTCCGTTGAAATTCAGAAAATCGGTCAGGCAATGTATGGCAACCCGCCTAAAGAACCAGAGGCTAAGTAG
- a CDS encoding DnaJ C-terminal domain-containing protein, with protein MKDYYKILGVERGATEDDIKKAYRKLAHQYHPDKSGGSADKFKEINEAYQILSNKEKKEQFDRFGRVHDGQTGGSPFGNGSPFGSNFEFGFGFDPSNIDDMGNVSEIFEAFFEGMGVKKRNNYRRGSDVEFIQELTLEEAFRGTEKLIRTKIYSVCEACTGIGYDKTAGTTECATCSGRGEIKESRNTFFGNFAQVKTCPKCVGSGQVPNKPCDKCGNAGRVLSSREITVEITPGVSDDQLIKITKAGEAGERGAEAGDLYVRIRIAPHKIFERRGDDLVTKKQVDLVNVLLGEKIEIFTIGGNKLHVEIPAGISLKDKMRIPGEGMNRFGGRGRGDLYVEWDIKTPKKVSSKVKKLLEELKDELN; from the coding sequence ATGAAGGATTATTACAAGATTTTGGGAGTTGAGCGGGGCGCCACCGAGGACGACATCAAGAAAGCCTACCGAAAGCTGGCCCATCAATACCATCCGGATAAATCCGGAGGCAGCGCCGACAAATTTAAAGAAATAAATGAGGCTTATCAAATACTGTCCAACAAGGAGAAGAAGGAGCAATTTGATCGCTTTGGCCGGGTTCACGATGGGCAAACGGGTGGCTCTCCGTTTGGAAATGGCTCACCCTTTGGCAGTAATTTTGAGTTCGGCTTTGGTTTTGACCCGAGCAATATTGATGATATGGGTAATGTCAGTGAAATATTTGAGGCCTTCTTTGAAGGAATGGGTGTGAAAAAACGTAATAATTACCGACGAGGCTCTGATGTAGAATTTATCCAAGAACTTACCCTCGAAGAAGCTTTTCGAGGCACGGAAAAGCTAATTAGAACTAAGATATACTCCGTCTGTGAGGCCTGCACCGGCATCGGCTATGACAAAACTGCCGGCACGACCGAATGCGCTACTTGCAGTGGCCGGGGCGAGATAAAAGAAAGCCGGAATACTTTTTTCGGTAATTTTGCGCAGGTAAAAACTTGCCCGAAATGTGTAGGTTCAGGGCAGGTGCCAAATAAGCCTTGCGATAAATGCGGGAATGCCGGTCGTGTCCTTTCCAGTCGGGAAATTACCGTAGAGATTACTCCGGGAGTCAGTGATGACCAATTGATTAAGATTACTAAGGCTGGTGAAGCGGGAGAGCGCGGCGCAGAGGCTGGTGATTTGTATGTACGGATAAGAATTGCGCCGCATAAAATTTTTGAGCGTCGGGGCGACGACTTGGTTACTAAGAAGCAGGTTGATCTGGTGAACGTCCTGCTTGGCGAGAAGATTGAAATTTTCACTATTGGCGGAAATAAACTCCATGTTGAAATCCCCGCGGGAATTAGTTTGAAAGATAAAATGCGTATTCCGGGAGAAGGAATGAATCGTTTTGGTGGCCGTGGCCGAGGAGATTTGTATGTGGAGTGGGATATTAAAACTCCAAAAAAAGTAAGCTCGAAAGTTAAAAAGCTTCTCGAGGAATTGAAAGACGAACTGAACTAA